A genomic segment from Klebsiella africana encodes:
- the arcA gene encoding two-component system response regulator ArcA: MQTPHILIVEDELVTRNTLKSIFEAEGYDVFEATDGAEMHQILSENDINLVIMDINLPGKNGLLLARELREQADVALMFLTGRDNEVDKILGLEIGADDYITKPFNPRELTIRARNLLSRTMNLGTVSEERRSVESYKFNGWELDINSRSLVSPNGEQYKLPRSEFRAMLHFCENPGKIQSRAELLKKMTGRELKPHDRTVDVTIRRIRKHFESTPDTPEIIATIHGEGYRFCGDLQE; this comes from the coding sequence CCGCACATTCTTATCGTTGAAGACGAGTTGGTAACACGCAACACGTTAAAAAGTATTTTCGAAGCAGAAGGTTACGATGTATTCGAAGCGACCGATGGCGCGGAAATGCATCAGATCCTGTCTGAAAATGATATCAACCTGGTGATCATGGATATCAACCTGCCGGGTAAAAATGGTCTTCTGCTGGCTCGCGAACTGCGCGAGCAGGCTGACGTCGCGCTGATGTTCTTAACCGGCCGCGACAACGAAGTGGATAAGATTCTTGGCCTCGAAATCGGCGCTGACGACTATATCACTAAACCGTTTAACCCGCGTGAACTGACTATCCGCGCACGTAACCTGCTCTCCCGTACCATGAACCTCGGTACCGTGAGCGAAGAGCGCCGCAGCGTGGAAAGCTACAAGTTCAATGGCTGGGAGCTCGATATCAACAGCCGTTCCCTGGTGAGCCCGAACGGCGAGCAGTACAAGCTGCCGCGCAGTGAATTCCGCGCAATGCTGCACTTCTGCGAAAATCCGGGCAAAATTCAGTCTCGTGCCGAGTTGCTGAAGAAAATGACCGGTCGCGAGCTGAAGCCGCATGACCGTACCGTTGACGTGACCATTCGTCGGATTCGTAAACACTTCGAATCCACTCCGGATACCCCGGAAATCATCGCCACCATTCACGGTGAAGGTTACCGTTTCTGTGGCGATCTGCAGGAAT